One stretch of Saccharopolyspora erythraea DNA includes these proteins:
- a CDS encoding glycosyltransferase, with the protein MESTRRPVLFVSHPESGLLNPLLVLAEEMSRRGVEDLHFATDDNRRDEIEALRDDTPVRFVPLGPVVPEMSAVTWDDETYREVTQRSRFKAHRAVIRHTFSPVARIAKYRALEKAVEEIRPALMVVESMCSYGYELAITKKIPFVLGVPFMPSNVLTSHVPFAKSYTGPGFPVPHSGLPYAMSFAQRIANQLFKFRTLAMFMTRELRERAALDQQIRDDLGVSREAAGFMSRIEHAEMVLCYSVPELDYPFQVPEHMRLVGTMVPPLPQAPDDGGLQDWLSARESVVYMGFGTVTRLTGEQVHALLEVTRRLGDRGTHVLWKLPAEQHHLLPDRGELPDNLRVEKWVPSQLDVLAHPNVRLFFTHAGGNGFHEGLHFGKPLVVRPLWVDCDDQAVRGRDLGVSLTLDRPETIDVDDVLDKLTRVLDEPCFRALAERFSRLLHEAGGRERAADLLLQLPAMRDDREARI; encoded by the coding sequence ATGGAGTCGACCCGGCGGCCGGTCCTGTTCGTCAGCCATCCGGAGAGTGGGCTGCTCAACCCGCTACTCGTGCTGGCCGAGGAGATGTCCCGGCGCGGCGTGGAGGACCTGCACTTCGCCACCGACGACAACCGGCGCGACGAGATCGAGGCGCTGCGCGACGACACCCCGGTGCGGTTCGTGCCGCTGGGCCCGGTGGTGCCGGAGATGTCGGCGGTCACCTGGGACGACGAGACCTACCGCGAGGTCACCCAGCGTTCGCGGTTCAAAGCGCACCGGGCCGTCATCCGGCACACGTTCTCCCCTGTGGCCCGCATCGCCAAGTACCGGGCGCTGGAGAAGGCGGTCGAGGAGATCCGGCCCGCGCTGATGGTCGTGGAGAGCATGTGCTCCTACGGCTACGAACTGGCCATCACCAAGAAGATCCCCTTCGTGCTGGGCGTGCCTTTCATGCCCAGCAACGTGCTCACCTCGCACGTGCCGTTCGCGAAGTCCTACACCGGGCCGGGCTTCCCCGTGCCGCACTCCGGGCTGCCCTACGCGATGAGCTTCGCGCAACGGATCGCCAACCAGCTCTTCAAGTTCCGCACGCTGGCGATGTTCATGACCAGGGAGCTGCGCGAGCGGGCCGCTCTGGACCAGCAGATCCGCGACGACCTCGGGGTCTCGCGCGAGGCCGCCGGGTTCATGTCCCGCATCGAGCACGCCGAGATGGTGCTGTGCTATTCGGTACCGGAGCTGGACTACCCCTTCCAGGTCCCGGAGCACATGCGGCTGGTCGGCACGATGGTGCCGCCGCTGCCGCAGGCGCCCGACGACGGCGGGCTGCAGGACTGGCTCAGCGCCCGCGAGTCGGTGGTCTACATGGGTTTCGGCACCGTCACCCGGCTCACCGGCGAACAGGTGCACGCACTGCTGGAGGTCACCCGCAGGCTCGGCGACCGCGGCACGCACGTGCTGTGGAAACTGCCCGCGGAGCAGCACCACCTGCTGCCGGACCGCGGGGAGCTGCCGGACAACCTCCGCGTGGAGAAGTGGGTTCCCTCGCAGCTGGACGTGCTCGCGCACCCGAACGTGCGGTTGTTCTTCACCCACGCCGGCGGCAACGGCTTCCACGAGGGACTGCACTTCGGCAAGCCGCTCGTCGTGCGTCCGCTGTGGGTGGACTGCGACGACCAGGCGGTACGCGGCCGCGACCTGGGCGTCAGCCTCACCCTGGACCGCCCCGAGACGATCGACGTGGACGACGTGCTGGACAAGCTGACCCGGGTGCTCGACGAGCCCTGCTTCCGCGCCCTCGCCGAGCGGTTCAGCCGGCTGCTGCACGAGGCCGGGGGCCGAGAGCGGGCGGCGGACCTGCTGCTGCAACTGCCCGCGATGCGCGACGACCGAGAGGCGAGGATCTGA